TGCGCAGATGTACAGCCTGACTGATGATAATATTCATAATATCGCTATCGATGGTATGTTTGATGATTGCCAAGATATCGTTAAAGCCTTACAACAAGATGCTGAATTTAAAGCGGCCTATAATTTAGGAACGGTTAATTCTATCAATTGGGGACGGATACTGGCGCAGATTGTTTATTATTTTAAAGCTTATTTTGCCGTGACTAGCAGTAACGATCAGCAGGTTAGCTTTAGTATTCCATCAGGCAACTTTGGTAATATTTGTGCTGGTCATATTGCCCGTGAAATGGGCTTGCCGATTGGGCGCTTAATAGTTGCTACTAACGAAAATGACGTGCTCAACGACTTCTTTAATAAAGGGGCTTATCAGCCGCGTCCGACGGATAAAACCTATATCACTTCTAGTCCATCAATGGATATCTCTAAAGCCTCTAACTTTGAGCGCTTTGTTTACATGCTGCTAGATAGAGACAGCGCGCGTGTTCATGAGTTATTTGAAGGGGTAAAATCAGGACAAGGTTTTGATTTATCAGATTTGCTGGAAGCAGTAAATTCACGTTACGGCTTTGCAGCCGGTAAATCTAATCATAGCGACCGTCTGAAAACTATAAAAGCGCTATATGAACAACATGGCGAACTGGTCGATCCACATACTGCAGATGGCATCAAAGTCGCTAAAGAATTACAGCAAGAGGGCGAGATTATAGTTTGTGCTGAGACGGCATTGCCCGTTAAATTTTCTGAGACTATTATCGAAGCTATTGGCCAGATAGATATTGCACGTCCTGCCCATACCGAAGGCTTAGAGGATTTACCGCAGCATGTGGTGATTCTAGATAATGATGCGCAATTGGTCGCTGAACGAATACGTCAGCGTGTCACACCAAACCCAGCATAAATTTAGAAAGTGCCATTAACAACAAGGGCTTTGTTTCACATGAAACAAAGCCCTTGTTGTTAATGGCAGAAAATTAAGTCAATTTAATATTAGAGAATAAGCTTAACAACCTTAACAAGCTTAAGCTTTTGCAAAACAGCGTTTGGTATTGTGCTATGGTTCATATCATTGTAAACTCAAAAAGCACTACTTTTAAGTATTGGTTTGAACACTGCTATAGAAACAAGATCTATAAAAACAAGCTCAGATAAATGCGTGCTTTGTGTTAATAGCTAATGATGGTTGATAATTAATCAGTGGTAACCACAACAGCCTCAACGCTATATTTTACCCATTATGGATATGATAATGAAAATAAGCCTAAACGGTATGGCAAAAGCGCTGCTGATCACCATATTTAGTAGTGTAATATTGATCCCTACTGCCTATGCTAACAATCCACTGCCAACTATCAAAGCAGATGCGCCCAATCGCTATACGGTCAAAAAAGGCGATACTTTATGGGATATCTCTGGTCGTTATTTAGACAGTCCATGGCGTTGGAAAGAAATTTGGGCGACTAATAAACAAATCAAGAATCCTAATCTTATTTATCCTAACGATATTCTTATCTTATGCGTAATTCAGGGCAAGACCTTAATTGGTGTTGACACTGGTGAAGGCTGTGCAGGGGTAGAAAAACAACTGACTGGTAATATGGTCGCTAGCAGCGTAACGATTACCTCGACTGCCAATAGTATTCCAGCGATTCCAATGACGGCAATCCAACATTGGCTTGATAAAACCATCATTGTTAATCCCAAAGATTTTAATACCACACCCTATGTGCTAGCGTCTAAAACACGCAACCTTATTACAGCTAGTGGTGATAAAATTTATGCCAAGGGTGTACCGCTTATCGTTGGTCAGCGCTATGGGGTCTACCGCGAAGGCGAGATGTACGTCGATCCTAGGACTCAAAAAATCATCGGCTTAGAAGTGACACAAGTGGCGACTGGCTTGGCCACTAACGTGGCAAGTAACGGCGTAACCAGCTTGCAGCTCACTGACAGCTATGACAAAGAAGTACGTGAAGGTGATCGCGTTTTTGTTGAGTTAGACAATGCTATTCCACCGGTGTTTTATCCGACGCCTGCTACCGTCAATCGTGGTGGTATGATCGTACGCGTGATGGACTCCATTAGCTCAGCGGCGCGTGGCAGTGTGGTCGCTATTAACTTGGGTAGCATTCATGGTGCCAAACCAGGTGATGTATTGACGGTTTACCAGAAAGGACCGCTAGTGCGCGATACCATCGATAATGACACCCCAGTACGTTTGCCAAGCGAACCGACTGGTATGGTGATGGTATTTAATACCTTTGATGATATCAGTTATGCGTATGTGCTGAGCTCTGAGTTACCCCTTAATGTCGGTGATCAGTTGCTACCGCCACCTTACTTATAGGCGTTTATAATCTACTAATACGAATTATTCAATACGAGCTAGCCAATACGAGCAGACAATTATGCCGGTAACTTCATCTCTCTTCTCCGACAATCAGCGCGCCGTATTGGCATTATGGTATGAGGTCAATGCGTCGTTATCCGCTTATCATAAGCTTATCAGTACCTTTGGTAGCGCGCAGCAAGCATGGACCACTAAGACTGAGGGCTGGCGGCAACTGGGTATCCATCATACTCATATTAAGCGCCACGAGCAGCAAGATCAGACCATAGCCAGTATTGAAGTTATTGAGCAAGCGCTAAAGGCTGGGAATTATCAGTTACTTTTTGCTGATCAGCCTGACTATCCGGCACAGTTGCTGCAAATATACTATCCACCGCCACTTTTATTTTATCGTGGTAATAGCGCGTTGCTCCATCAAGCGCAAATCGCTATCGTTGGTAGCCGAAAACCCAGTAACCATGCGCAAAAGATTACCTTTGATATAGCACAATATCTGGCGCAAGCGGGGTATGTTATCACTAGCGGTTTGGCAATTGGCGTGGACAAGCGGGCGCATTTAGGCGCTTTGGCACAAACTGATTCTGACTACCAGGGTCGCACGATTGGTGTGATGGGTACTGGTATCAATGTTTGTTACCCCAATCATCATGATAAATTGTTTGATCAAATTATCGATCAGGGTGGCTGTCTTGTCAGTGAGTTATTGCCACATACCCAGCCACATAAGCATACTTTTCCACGGCGTAATCGCTTGGTTGCTGGACTCAGTTTGGCAACCATTGTCACTGAGGCCACCATTAAAAGTGGCTCGCTGATTACTGCGCGGCTCACCTCTGATCAGGGCAAACAAGTTTTTGCCGTTCCAAGTCATATCGATAACAGTAATGCTGAAGGCTGCCATCATCTGATCCGTGAAGGCGCAACGTTGATATATCATCCTCATCAAGTGCTGGACGACGTCAGTACGCAACTACCGAATCACAGTCTAACGAATCACAGCCTACCGAATCATAATTTACCGAATCATAATTTACCGAATCACAGTCAGCCTAGCAACTATGCGCATAGCTCTTCTGAAAACAACCTATCTAAAGATAATGTTTATTCGCTAGCCCTAGCCAATACCGAGCAACTTGCAAATGCTAGGCAAAAAACATCGCCTCTTAACGTTACTATACCTAAGCATCTAGATGCTGTTTTTAGTCAACTTGACTGGCATGGACAAGATCTAGATGCCTTATTGATGTCCACAGGATTATCACCACCACAATTGATCGGGCAGCTGATGGAGCTTGAGTTATTAGGGGTTATCAGTGAACAAGGTGGGCGTTATTTACGGGTATAGTTGTTTGTTTTAATAGCGACAATTGCTTACTTAGTATTGATTGCTTATGGTTATTATTCATTCTTAATATTGTGCAGACCTTAGTTTTTTTGAGGACAATTTTAAAGACTACTTTTTGAGGCTTCAAGCGTAGATTATGAAATCATCCAAGTCTTATTCCACGCCGTTAATGACTAAATCTACCACCCAAGCCGCTCAATGGCTGAGTGCAGGGCAGCTGCTCGTTTATCCGACCGAAAGTGTTTGGGGTATTGGCTGTGACGCTTTTAATCAGCGGGCAGTACAGCAATTACTCACTATCAAGCAGCGTCCAGTAGACAAAGGAATGATTGTGGTGACTGATAGCGTTGACCGTATCGCGCCTTTATTAGAGGCCTTAAGCACTGAACAGCGTCAAACCGTTCTTGATAGCTGGGATACCGCGCCTAATACGGTATCACAGCAAGCGCATACCTGGTTATTACCTTTGCCTCAGTCATTATCTCAATCATTACCTCAATCATTATCTCAATCATTATCTCAATCGTCGTCTCGACCATTATTTAATGCACTTGCGGTACCTATTCCAGCTTGGATTAGCGGGGCTCATAATAGCGTGGCGGTACGTGTTATTAGTCACCCTTTGATTCAACAGCTGTGTGCCCAAGTAGTTTCAGCAGCCAATCCTTACGGTTTTATCGTCTCGACCAGCTGTAATCTTTCAAGTCAGCCACCAGCGTTATCGTTAGCCCAAGCCCAAGCTTATTTTATGAGTAGTGATTTTTCTACTCACGTCGGTTATTTAGAAGGGGAGACCTTAGGCTACCAGCTACCTAGCCAAATCGGAGATGCACTGACTGGGCGGATTATTCGTTAAGGCAAATTACTCTGTTTTCTTGGGATAGATAAGACAGTGACTATTAAGTTAAATGAGTTAAATTATAGTAAAACCTATGATAGTGA
The sequence above is a segment of the Psychrobacter sp. PL19 genome. Coding sequences within it:
- the thrC gene encoding threonine synthase, with the translated sequence MKYISTRGQTAPIDFSDVLLMGLAPDGGLMLPEHYPLIDNATLDEWRTLSYPKLALAVMQRFATDIPYADLQDIVERTYTAEVFGSAEIVPVRKLEDNLYILGLSNGPTLAFKDVAMQFLGNTFEYVLKQKDARITIIGATSGDTGSAAEYALRGKDNIEVFMLSPYGKMSEFQRAQMYSLTDDNIHNIAIDGMFDDCQDIVKALQQDAEFKAAYNLGTVNSINWGRILAQIVYYFKAYFAVTSSNDQQVSFSIPSGNFGNICAGHIAREMGLPIGRLIVATNENDVLNDFFNKGAYQPRPTDKTYITSSPSMDISKASNFERFVYMLLDRDSARVHELFEGVKSGQGFDLSDLLEAVNSRYGFAAGKSNHSDRLKTIKALYEQHGELVDPHTADGIKVAKELQQEGEIIVCAETALPVKFSETIIEAIGQIDIARPAHTEGLEDLPQHVVILDNDAQLVAERIRQRVTPNPA
- the dprA gene encoding DNA-processing protein DprA → MPVTSSLFSDNQRAVLALWYEVNASLSAYHKLISTFGSAQQAWTTKTEGWRQLGIHHTHIKRHEQQDQTIASIEVIEQALKAGNYQLLFADQPDYPAQLLQIYYPPPLLFYRGNSALLHQAQIAIVGSRKPSNHAQKITFDIAQYLAQAGYVITSGLAIGVDKRAHLGALAQTDSDYQGRTIGVMGTGINVCYPNHHDKLFDQIIDQGGCLVSELLPHTQPHKHTFPRRNRLVAGLSLATIVTEATIKSGSLITARLTSDQGKQVFAVPSHIDNSNAEGCHHLIREGATLIYHPHQVLDDVSTQLPNHSLTNHSLPNHNLPNHNLPNHSQPSNYAHSSSENNLSKDNVYSLALANTEQLANARQKTSPLNVTIPKHLDAVFSQLDWHGQDLDALLMSTGLSPPQLIGQLMELELLGVISEQGGRYLRV
- a CDS encoding L-threonylcarbamoyladenylate synthase; the protein is MKSSKSYSTPLMTKSTTQAAQWLSAGQLLVYPTESVWGIGCDAFNQRAVQQLLTIKQRPVDKGMIVVTDSVDRIAPLLEALSTEQRQTVLDSWDTAPNTVSQQAHTWLLPLPQSLSQSLPQSLSQSLSQSSSRPLFNALAVPIPAWISGAHNSVAVRVISHPLIQQLCAQVVSAANPYGFIVSTSCNLSSQPPALSLAQAQAYFMSSDFSTHVGYLEGETLGYQLPSQIGDALTGRIIR
- a CDS encoding LysM peptidoglycan-binding domain-containing protein, whose product is MKISLNGMAKALLITIFSSVILIPTAYANNPLPTIKADAPNRYTVKKGDTLWDISGRYLDSPWRWKEIWATNKQIKNPNLIYPNDILILCVIQGKTLIGVDTGEGCAGVEKQLTGNMVASSVTITSTANSIPAIPMTAIQHWLDKTIIVNPKDFNTTPYVLASKTRNLITASGDKIYAKGVPLIVGQRYGVYREGEMYVDPRTQKIIGLEVTQVATGLATNVASNGVTSLQLTDSYDKEVREGDRVFVELDNAIPPVFYPTPATVNRGGMIVRVMDSISSAARGSVVAINLGSIHGAKPGDVLTVYQKGPLVRDTIDNDTPVRLPSEPTGMVMVFNTFDDISYAYVLSSELPLNVGDQLLPPPYL